One stretch of Miscanthus floridulus cultivar M001 chromosome 18, ASM1932011v1, whole genome shotgun sequence DNA includes these proteins:
- the LOC136521090 gene encoding uncharacterized protein produces the protein MKAYCTMVRRLENKFDGLELNHVARKFNEAADELAKMASARTPAPPNVFARDLHKPSVDYASATEEDPSAEPTAGLEAPSAAETPPAEPEAMAIDEEPPKIDQGTDWRVPLLDRLVRGELPADRTEARRLARRAKTYVLCNGELYRRSPSGILQRCITTEAGQSLLQDLHAGVCGHHAAPRTLVGNAFRQGFYWPTAVADATKLVRTCEGCQYYARQTHLPAQALQTIPITWPFAVWGLDIFTGRKFLTFCDDHHIRVAWAAVGHPRTNGQVERANGMILQGLKPRIFNQLKKFGKKWLAELPSVIWSLRNTPSLSHGIHTVLPG, from the exons atgaaggcgtactgcacgatggtacgtcgtctggagaacaagttcgacggtctcgaactcaaccacgttgcacgaaagttcaacgaggccgcggacgaactggcaaagatggcgtcggcacggaccccggcccctccgaacgtcttcgccagagacctccacaagccgtccgtcgactacgcctcggcgacggaagaggacccatcggccgagcccaccgcagggctcgaggccccctctgccgccgagaccccgccagccgagcccgaggcgaTGGCGATTGACGAAGAGCCTCCCAAGatcgaccaaggaacggactggcgagtccctctccttgatcgcctcgtccgaggagagcttcctgctgacagaaccgaagcccgacggcttgcgcgacgcgccaagacttacgtcctctgcaacggcgagttatataggcgcagcccatctggtattctccaacgatgcatcaccaccgaggctggccaatccttacttcaggacttacacgcgggagtctgcgggcaccacgcggcgcctcggacgctcgtaggtaacgccttccgccaaggtttctattggccaacagcggtggccgacgccacaaagctagtacgcacctgcgagggatgccagtactatgctcgacagacgcacctcccggcccaagccctccaaaccatccccatcacatggccattcgctgtgtggggactggacat attcaccgggcgcaagttcctaacgttttgcgacgaccaccacatccgggtggcctgggcggccgtagggcacccaaggacgaatggccaagtagagcgtgccaacggcatgatcctacaaggccttaagccaagaatattcaaccagttgaagaagtttggcaagaaatggcttgccgaactcccgtcagtcatctggagcctaagaaataccccgagcctgagccacgggattcacaccgttcttcctggt